One Pseudomonadota bacterium DNA window includes the following coding sequences:
- the yedF gene encoding sulfurtransferase-like selenium metabolism protein YedF, with protein sequence MLCRWTFLKIKKNTRERAKRMKRKKVLVFIDGETIGKGNDELGRILMRSFLYTLKDLETRPWRIIFIYTGVKLAAEGSEYLDILKEIESLGVEILSCGTCLDYFNLKDRLKAGRISNMNEIVSSFIGATNVVKP encoded by the coding sequence TTGCTTTGCAGATGGACATTCCTTAAAATAAAGAAAAATACTCGAGAAAGGGCTAAAAGGATGAAAAGAAAGAAGGTTCTTGTTTTTATTGATGGAGAAACAATTGGAAAGGGCAACGATGAACTGGGCAGGATACTTATGAGGTCCTTTCTCTACACCTTAAAAGACTTGGAAACAAGGCCATGGAGAATTATATTCATATATACCGGGGTAAAACTTGCTGCAGAAGGGTCGGAATATCTCGATATATTAAAAGAGATTGAGAGCCTCGGTGTGGAAATACTCTCGTGCGGGACATGTCTCGATTACTTCAATCTCAAGGATAGGTTAAAGGCGGGCAGAATAAGCAATATGAATGAAATCGTATCTTCTTTTATTGGGGCAACGAATGTTGTCAAACCGTGA